The region GCCCGGGCTTCAACGACCTGATAAGGGTCGACCATGAAGTCCTTGCGGATTACCGGCAGACTACAGGCCGCGCGTGCCTGGCGCAGATAATCGTCATGCCCCTGGAAAAAGTCGATATCAGTGAGCACTGACAAGCAAGCCGCCCCGCCCTGCTCATAGCTGGACGCGATCTCTGCCGGTACGAAGTTTTCGCGGATGACACCTTTGCTCGGAGAGGCCTTCTTGATCTCTGCAATGATTGCCGGCTGACGCTCAGCCGCGCGACGACGAAGCGCATCTGCAAAGCCCCGCGGCGCATCGGCAGCGGCGCTCAAACGTTCCAGCTCGCTGAGTGGCGTCTGCGCGCGCCGTTCTTTTACTTCCTCATGCTTGCGCGCGACGATGTTCTGCAAAATGGTCGGCAGGCTCATTGGGCGGCCTCCTCTCTGAACACCTCGGTGAAGGCGACCAGCTCCGCCAGTTTCTCCCGCGCCATACCGCTGTACAGGGCATCCGATGCGAGCTCTACCCCTTCCTGCAGGGTGGACGCGTGATCGGCTGCATAGAGCGCCGCGCCGGCGTTCAGAATGATCATATCCGCTGCCCGCTCACCCGCCTCGGTCTGGCGCTTGCCCAGTGCATCACGGATCAATGTAAGGGAAGCCTCGGGGCCGTCGACATTCAGTCCGATCAGACTGCGGCTATTGATACCCAGATCCTCGGGCGTTACGTCATATTCGGTGATCTCGCCGTTACGCAACTCGGCGATATGGGTGGCCGATGCCAGGCTCAGCTCGTCCAGCCCGTCCCTGGCCGACACGACCAGCACATGTTTACTGCCGAGACGTTTGAGCACTTCAGCCATCGGCCGGCATAATTTGGCGCTGAATACCCCGAGCACCTGATGCTGGACGCTTGCCGGGTTAGTCATGGGGCCGAGGATATTGAACAGGGTACGCAGCCCCAGTTCGCGGCGCGGCCCTACTGCGTGTTTCATTGCACCGTGATGTGCCGGCGCGAACATGAAACCGACACCCACGCTATCGACACAGCGGGCGACCTGCTGGGGCGTCAGATCCAGATTCACGCCCGCCGCCTCAAGCAGGTCGGCGCTGCCGCTTTTGCCAGACACCGCACGGTTGCCGTGCTTGGCGACCTTGCCGCCGGCGGCTGCGACCACGAAGGCGGCCGCAGTGGACACGTTGAAGATATTCGCTCCGTCGCCGCCGGTACCGCAGGTGTCTACCAACCGCTCGCCCGCTATATCAACGCTGGAGGCCAGCTCCCGCATGACCATGGCGGCACCGGTGATTTCGTCAATGCTTTCGCTTTTCATGCGCAGGGCGACCAGAAACCCGCCAACCTGCGCATCAGTGCACTGCCCGGTCATGATCTGGCGCATCACAGCCTGCATTTCCTCGGTGCTCAGATCGATATGGTCGACCACGCGGGCCAGTGCTGCCTTGATGTCCATGGGGTGCTCCTTGTGTGCAATCAGTCCAAGAATCTGCCGGGTCTCGTCAGTTTCTCAAGCCGCCCTGTTGTTTGAGGAAGTTGTCCAGCAGCTCGTGGCCCTGGTTGGTCAGAATCGATTCGGGATGGAACTGAACACCTTCAATCATATAGTCGCGGTGACGCAGCCCCATGATCTCGTCCATGGAACCGTCTTCATGCTGGGTCCAGGCGGTAATTTCCAGACAGTCCGGCAGCTGCTCGCGACTAACCACCAGAGAATGATAGCGGGTCACGGTCAATGGGTTCTCCAGGCCGGCAAACACGCCTGTCTTTTCGTGATAAACCGGACTGGTCTTACCGTGCATGACCTGACGCGCGCGAATGACTTCGCCGCCGAACGCCTGGCCGATGCTCTGGTGCCCCAGACAGATGCCCAGGATCGGCAACTTGCCGGCAAAATGCTTGAGTACCGGTACCGATACGCCCGCCTCGTTCGGCGTGCAGGGGCCGGGCGATACAACGATGCGCTCGGGCTTGAGCGCTTCGATTGCTTCCACGGTCATCTCATCGTTACGGATAACAGTAACCTGCGCGCCGAGCTCGCCGAGGTACTGCACCACGTTGTAGGTAAACGAATCGTAGTTGTCGATCATCAGCAGCATGTCTTGATCCTCACTCGGCGGACTGTTCAGCCAGGGCGACAGCCCTGAACATGGCGCGGCGCTTGTTGATGGTTTCTTCCCATTCCAGCTCGGGAACCGAATCGGCAACGATACCGCCCCCGGCCTGCACATGCAGTTCGCCGTTCTTGATGACTGCTGTGCGGATAGCAATGGCGGTATCCATATTGCCGTTCCACGCCCAGTAGCCCACTGCGCCGCCATACACGCCGCGCTTGACCGGCTCCAGCTCGTCAATGATCTCCATTGCGCGAATCTTCGGCGCGCCGGACAGGGTGCCTGCGGGCAAAATGGCGCGCAACGCATCCATCGCGGTGAGTTCGGGCAGCAACTGGCCGCGCACGTTCGACACGATATGCATGACGTTGGAGTAACGCTCGATCACCATTTTCTCGGTGAGCTGTACCTTGCCGATCTGCGACACACGGCCTACATCGTTTCGCCCCAGGTCGATCAGCATCAGGTGCTCGGCGAGCTCCTTGTCATCCGAGAGCAGATCCTGCTCCAGCGCCAGATCGGCCTCTTCAGTGGCGCCGCGTGGCCGGGTGCCGGCAATCGGACGGACTGTGACTTCACCGTCTTCCACGCGCACCAGCACTTCGGGCGAGCTGCCAACTACATGGAAGTCGTCAAAGTTGAAAAAGTACATGTAAGGCGTCGGGTTCTGACTGCGCAACGCGCGGTACAGATCGATGGGCTCTGCCTTGAAGTTGATGCTCATGCGCTGGGATGGCACGACCTGCATGCAATCGCCTGCAAGAATGTATTCCTTCACCCGATCCACCGCCTGCTGATAGTCGTCCTTGGTAAAGGTGGCGCGGTAGTCCAGCTCGCGATCCAGTGGTACGTCGAGGTTCAGATTCCGGCGCTGCGCTACCGGCTGGCGCAGCTTGCCGAGCAAGATCTCCAGCCGGGCACAGGCTTCTTCATAGGCCTCGGGGCGAGCCGGGTCGGCCACGACGATAGCGTGGAGTTTGCCGGCCAGATTGTCGAACACCACTATTTCTTCGGACACCATCAGCAGAATGTCCGGCGTCTGCAGGGGATCGGGATTCGGGCAATGCGCCAGGCGCGGTTCGACGTAGCGCACACAGTCGTAAGCGAAATAACCGACCAGCCCGCCATTGAAACGCGGCAGGCCCGGAACGTCGGCGACCCGATAGCGCGCTTTGAATGCTTCGACGAAGGCCAGCGGGTCGGCGCACTCATGGCGCTCGGTCTCGACGCCGTCCACCAGCACCTGGCACAGGTGACCGGTCACCCGCAGAACGGTCCGGGCAGGCAAGCCGATGATTGAATAGCGGCCCCACTTCTCACCGCCCTGCACCGATTCCAACAGATAGGAATACAGGCCATCGGCAAGTTTGAGATAGGTTGAAAGCGGGGTATCCAGGTCAGCCAGTACATCACGCACAACGGGTATGCGGTTGTAATCCTGGCCGGCCAGGTGGAGAAATTCTTCGCGGGTCATGATCAGCCTCACAGGGCGGGGTAATTGTCAGACACAAACCGGTGCCCGCGTGATACGCAGGCGGAACAATTTCAGGTACGCCAACGCCAGCGGGCGAGCGCCTTCATCATTCTCATCAGTATGCGGTTGCTGACAAACACGGCTGATCCATGAAGTACAGGTTGGAAGCCGTTAGGCTATATGAGCGCGTCGAGCGAATCAACCAGCAGATCGGGGTTTTCCTCGGCTATGGGGCGCCCGTGGTTATACCCATAGGGCACCGCTACCATTCGCACACCGGCGGCGCGTGCCGCCAATACATCGTTGCGTGAGTCACCAATGAACAGGCTGTGCTCCGGCTTCACCCGCGCCAGTTGCATGACGTGAAGCAGCGCGGTCGGGTCAGGCTTTTTGACCGGCAGGGTGTCACCCCCTATCAACCACTCGAAGAACCGCGCAATGCCCATCTCTTCCAGCAAGGGCGCAACGAAGCGCTGTGGCTTGTTGGTGACCACCGCCATTTTTACGCCCTGCTGTTGCAGCCAGTCGAGATATTCTGCGACGCCGGGATACACCGTTGTAAGCGCATGCGCACCCCCGTAGGCCTGAAGGAATATCTGCAGTGCCGCCTCGGCCTCTTCATCGTCTACGCCCACATGCTCCACCGACCGCGCCAGCGCCCGACGCACCAGTACTGGCGCACCATTACCCACCCAATCGCCGACCTGCTCGATACCGGCGGGCGCCCGGCCGAGCTGGCCAAGCATATGGTTTACCGCAGCAGCCAGATCTAGCACGGAATCGACCAGCGTACCGTCCAGGTCGAACATCACCAGGCGCGGCAAGTTGCCATCGAAGAGTTCGCGCAGCG is a window of Pseudomonas sp. gcc21 DNA encoding:
- the trpC gene encoding indole-3-glycerol phosphate synthase TrpC, with the protein product MSLPTILQNIVARKHEEVKERRAQTPLSELERLSAAADAPRGFADALRRRAAERQPAIIAEIKKASPSKGVIRENFVPAEIASSYEQGGAACLSVLTDIDFFQGHDDYLRQARAACSLPVIRKDFMVDPYQVVEARAIGADCILLIVASLEDGQMAELASVAAEHGLDVLVEVHDAAELDRALKIDSPLIGINNRNLHTFDVSLETTLDLLPQVPTDRMLITESGILNRADVEVMLAHDIYGFLIGEAFMRAEDPGTELKRLFF
- the trpD gene encoding anthranilate phosphoribosyltransferase, translated to MDIKAALARVVDHIDLSTEEMQAVMRQIMTGQCTDAQVGGFLVALRMKSESIDEITGAAMVMRELASSVDIAGERLVDTCGTGGDGANIFNVSTAAAFVVAAAGGKVAKHGNRAVSGKSGSADLLEAAGVNLDLTPQQVARCVDSVGVGFMFAPAHHGAMKHAVGPRRELGLRTLFNILGPMTNPASVQHQVLGVFSAKLCRPMAEVLKRLGSKHVLVVSARDGLDELSLASATHIAELRNGEITEYDVTPEDLGINSRSLIGLNVDGPEASLTLIRDALGKRQTEAGERAADMIILNAGAALYAADHASTLQEGVELASDALYSGMAREKLAELVAFTEVFREEAAQ
- a CDS encoding aminodeoxychorismate/anthranilate synthase component II, which codes for MLLMIDNYDSFTYNVVQYLGELGAQVTVIRNDEMTVEAIEALKPERIVVSPGPCTPNEAGVSVPVLKHFAGKLPILGICLGHQSIGQAFGGEVIRARQVMHGKTSPVYHEKTGVFAGLENPLTVTRYHSLVVSREQLPDCLEITAWTQHEDGSMDEIMGLRHRDYMIEGVQFHPESILTNQGHELLDNFLKQQGGLRN
- the trpE gene encoding anthranilate synthase component I, with the translated sequence MTREEFLHLAGQDYNRIPVVRDVLADLDTPLSTYLKLADGLYSYLLESVQGGEKWGRYSIIGLPARTVLRVTGHLCQVLVDGVETERHECADPLAFVEAFKARYRVADVPGLPRFNGGLVGYFAYDCVRYVEPRLAHCPNPDPLQTPDILLMVSEEIVVFDNLAGKLHAIVVADPARPEAYEEACARLEILLGKLRQPVAQRRNLNLDVPLDRELDYRATFTKDDYQQAVDRVKEYILAGDCMQVVPSQRMSINFKAEPIDLYRALRSQNPTPYMYFFNFDDFHVVGSSPEVLVRVEDGEVTVRPIAGTRPRGATEEADLALEQDLLSDDKELAEHLMLIDLGRNDVGRVSQIGKVQLTEKMVIERYSNVMHIVSNVRGQLLPELTAMDALRAILPAGTLSGAPKIRAMEIIDELEPVKRGVYGGAVGYWAWNGNMDTAIAIRTAVIKNGELHVQAGGGIVADSVPELEWEETINKRRAMFRAVALAEQSAE